The Brienomyrus brachyistius isolate T26 chromosome 7, BBRACH_0.4, whole genome shotgun sequence DNA segment gggaaaccagttggagtttcatgtactaacaacatacattacaacacatacatttaacatcgAACACATCATAATAGCTGGCCATTAAGCATTAcgtcccctgctctttcacacagaacatcccacctcacacaacaaaagcaagaacaaacaacctctttcacctatttcccccccccccccccctttgtgccaaaccttcaccttcccctgttccaccctgggctataagggaaccttccccaggcagcgcgcgcttccgcagggaacccatatgccgagggaccagaggaaacagcaaccggGGTGGAAGCTGGTGAGAGCCTGGTGAGACacttctgctgatttacccaagttctccctttacaatggccgatggataaaactagaacagtgggtacctcacagctctaagttattgccttgtataaagaaagaaataaaccaaacagcacactaagcatggactGTTATTTTGTGGTAcgcaggggatgatgggatgtgtaGTCCGCCAATTCAATAAACTTCACACAATATACTACCATAAACCACTAACATCGGACTCCTTGACCCCCCAAACGCTACTACCAACCCAAGtcatagagaaaccccttccctttttacaGTACTTTATTGGCAATTAGTAAATGAAATTACTGGAATTTAATGTAAATAAAGATTACAGtattaataaaatatgaaattaaagGGTATTACAGGGTATAAATGAGAATTACAGCAAAATGTGATATTACAGGGTATAAATGAGAATTACAGCAAAATGTGAAATTACAGGGCATATATGAGAATTACAGCAAAATGTGAAATTACAGGGTATTACAGGGTATACATGAGAATTCCAGCAAAATGTGAAATTACAGGGTATTACAGGGTATATATGAGAATTACAGCAAAATGTGAAATTACAGGGTATTACAGGGTATAAATGAGAATTACAGCAAAATGTGAAATTACAGGGTATTACCGGGTATAAATGAGAATTACAGGAAAATGTGAAATTACAGGGTATTACCGGGTATAAATGAGAATTACAAGAAAATGCAGTAAACAGAATAATCTGAAAGCTgaaaattactttttttctgtGACAGTAAAACACAAATATTGTTCATGGCAAATTATTCTACATTTAGAATTATTCATTGTCAACTTTTTTGGCAATAATTTACCATAAATTTTACAAGATTTTTTCCAGGGTGATGCATCACTGATGTGTTTTATCTCCGTCCAGAATTTAGCCTAAGGGTCTGATACATCCTCAGAACTCTCTAGACCGGCCTCTCCCTCATTATTAACTGGCCTTCCTTGACCGATCACCTCGTTATTTCTGCGGACACACTTAAGGAAGGATAAAAGTATTCCTATCACATGAACTACTGCAGCTATAGCAACTGTGGCAACTGCTACTGCTCTTACCAAGTAAATGAACATGTCGTTATGCTGGCAGATCTGTAGTTTATCAATAGACGTCGCTCCTTCCCTGAGGATTAGTGTCAAATGGCCGCATTTATCGCTGCTGTTATGCCATTCCATCAGTCTCACCTCAACCACTGAACCATCAGACCCACTGAAAGTCAGAGACAGCCAACTAGTTGTCTGTGAGCAGCCTACTGCATCATCCTGAGAcaggaagtcaaggtacaaGATATCTGTGGAATTATCATCGGCACAGTTGTTAATAGTCAGCAGGCCATTAGGAGAAACTAACAGGTAGATGTCTTGACCCTCTCCTCCAACCAAGTAATCGTCCCCATTGACAGATACCAGGATGTCATCGCCATCTGAGCCTTTAAGCAGAGTTGACTCTGAGCCTGAAATAAGCACATCTGAGTAAATAGTGCCAATCACATTTTCAATGTCCTTGAGTACGTCTCCCTCAGCATCTGCCTGTCGGCATTCACCGGTCTGCAGGTTGACATAAACCCCTTCACCTTTCTTGTGATCTCCCAGGTACAACACAGTGTCTCTGCCCGAGCCCCCATCCACCAAATCTGCTCCAAGCCCGGGGACAAAGACATCAGCTCCTGAGCCCCCCAGCATGGTATCATTTCCCTCATCTCCATATAAAGTGTCATCCCCAGAGTTCCCCATCAGGATGTCACTGCCCTGTCCACCAATCAAGGTGTCATGTCCTGGACCTCCCTCTAGGGCGTCGTCTTTCATGCCACCAAAGAGTGCGTTGTCCATCCTGTTACCCAGGATATGATTACTCTGATTGAGACAGCCCTGCACTGTGTGAACAGTggagaggctgccatgcaagctCAGATCTATTCGGCAGTCTGTCTGTTTTTCAACCAGCTTCACCTTGTACGGCTCGATCCAAGGAGTcggtgctttttcactgttctgTCTAACTGGAGACCTCACCCTGAAAGATACTCCATCGTGACTCTGGAAACTTAGATGTTGATTTTGACGTCCATTTCTGTAATTGATTAGCCGAACTTGCATTTTCTGCCCTTTTTCAGTGGTGCTTACCAGTATGTCATGTTCCTCAGACTCAACTGTGAAGTGGCCAGAGAGGAATTCTGCCTTGAACAGCACAGTGTCCACCTTCTCATCCAATGCAAAGTTATCAATCCAGAGATCCATCCCATATTCAGGTTTCACAACGTAGCGGTCAGTTCCCTCTTTTCCCATCATTTGCCCACCTCCTGTGAAGGGGTCCAACAAATTGTCGTTATCATTTCCAACCATGAAGTCAAGACCAGAGGACCCATACATTTCCACCACTGTGGCAAACTCTTCGTCCTCCATGCGCATGATCTGCCCTATTGCTCTATTCCTGTAATCAACAGATTGTGGGAACATAAGTCGACCTCCGCATTGGCTGAGATCGTctatgagtttaaatgttatccCATCAGCAGACTGGATTTGAAGGTGTTGTGACTGTTTTGAATTGAACCAGCCTTTCAACAGGACTTCTTTggtgtaatttatatatattgaAAGGTGTACTTCTTCACATATGCAAAAGATGAACTCATATCTTTCTCTTAAGAACAGTGTATCTACTATAGTGTCTGGGGAGTAGTTGTCAATGGTCTTCAAACCATGGCCTGGAGTCACTACATACCAATCCTCCTCTCCTAATCCCTGAAGGAAATCGTTTCCCTGTCCAGGCATAATGCTGTTGCGTTTTGCATTGCCCTTGATGGTATCATCTAAGTCTGAACCATAGACCTCGGTTACACTCTGTAATGCCTCATCACTTTGCATGTCTATTTCAAGGGAAATTTTCGATTTACTGTAATCAATAACTTGGCTCAAGATGCACTTGCTTTCGAAAAGGTCAGACTTTCTGCAGGCAGCCTTGTCCTCAGAGATGGTGAAAGTCACCAAATCCTTCGCAACCACTAGAAGATGACGGTCTGCGTCGAAACGGAACCAATTTACCAGAGTGacaagcattttctgattttgtGCCATAAGAGTTAAATCATTTCCTTGTACTTTGATTCTAAAATCATGAAGTTTTGTGTCTGTAATCAACATATCAGTTTCTTTATCATGAGAATGATTCTCAATGTAAACCACTGAGTTTTCATTCACCACATAGAtgtcctctccctctcctcctttcATGTGGTCGGTTCCACCACCACCTTCAATCACATTCTTCTGCAAGTTTCCAATTAGCCAATCATTTTGAGGAGAGCCCACGATGTTGGTCACACTGAGTAGCAGAGGCTCCAATGCATTTACTCTCTGACCCTGagttttggacattttgttcaCGCCTAGAGCAATAAGCTTAACGGAAGAAATGACAGTGGGGTGGATGTCGAACAAGACACCATCAGCTGACATCATGTTTAGGTGACGGTACTCCTCTCCCAGAAACCAGTTTAGTATTCTTACATTGTGATTTGTTAAATATTGCAAAATAACGTCATTTCCTGATTTTGTTACTGATATGTCACAGTAGTTTACACTGAGAATGAGTAAATCAGTAGCCATATCTGGAGCATAATTGTTTATATGAGTGTTTCCCCCAGTCTCAGGAATAATGTAAATGTCTCTCCCCCCTTGTCCCTCTACATGGCTCCTCTGAGGTCCTAAATAAAACGAATCACCCCCTTTCTTTCCATAAAGCTTGTAGTAATAATCCAACATGACCTCCATAGCATAAGCATCATTACTTGACTGAATGGCAAAAAAATTGTTTTCTTTATCATTTCCGTAATATGATCCATACCGCGTGTCTGACAAAGTTTTATAACCAGACACCACACTCATCTGGTCAACTGGTATAAGTAAAAACATTTTCAGCGTTATCTCAGTGTATGTTAAATAATGTGATTCTCCAGTGCCGAGGACTATATCACTTGTTCCTTTTGTCTCAATTTTCCAGCATTTTTTCCCAAGAATTTCATCTGAGGATACAAAGTTTTCCATACAGAATTCAGAAGATCCTTCCTCAGCAAGACAGAATGTGATGCTCCCACTATTCCAAGAACTGTTACCTGATGAAAAATCAATAGTCTTTCTTCCCTGTACCTCATGAAAGCTATAATATTTATGGTAGTCTGCAATGTTTTGAACAAGCCTACGTCCTTTCTCAATCTCATGGTAAGGGATTGTGTAAAAAAAGTTTAGCACATCAAGGGTTAAATAATTTTCTCCCTCTATAAGTCCTTTGAAAACAGCTTCAATTTTGAGCAGCGTTCCAGCGTTCTGTGGTAGATTTGCTAATTCATTCTGGATACTGATATAAATGTAATCAATTCCCATTCTTATTATGTTTAACGCTAAGTTTACTGGAGCTATAATTGGTGCCAGTTCTGGTTGGGCATATTCAATAATATCAAGGTCTAAAATGAGTAGATCTAAGCCTAAATCAACATTTCGCAGAGTATCGTTTCTCTGAAGGTCTTCTAAAACATTGTAAATGCCAAATCCAATTCCAGCAAGTGGCATAACAACATTCATTGTAAATCTTCCAGCTCGACTCTTTATTAAAGTTTTCATAACTTTCATAACTTTCGTTTCTGAAGTTACCGAAGCCTTTGCTAGTGCAGCCAAAGCCATTTGTGTGATTCCATGGGTTGTCTGCAAGGTTCCCATAACTCCATGTTTGATGTCTCCTGTTTCAAAGGCGCGAACAGCACCCTGCATTCCCAACATCAGTCCTACGGTTCCCACTATTTTCCCCATACGCTCCAAGTGCTCAGGACTCTTGTGGATTTTGGTTGGATCAGGACTGTTAATTTCAGAAACATCTCTCATGTTTTTCTGAAATGTCTCCATGTGACGCTGGGCCTCTTCAGGCAATGCCACGCTATAGTCAAGTGGTCTGGGATAATTCTCATATTGTAGGAGACAGTGAAATTTTCCATCCTCTACTCTAACACTGTGTGAATCCACTTTAAGTCCACCCAACGTTTCACCAAAACTTCCTTTCCACTGACTCTCAATCCGGTCACTGAGTAGATTAGATGACCTGGAGTAATGTGAGGATAGTTTAAGGGAATGTTCTACTTCAGAAGCTAACTGCATATCCTGGGATGTTACACGTCCATCATCTGATCCTCCCAAAACATGTGGTTGGTTTTGGTTAATTTCTTGTttgaattttttaaaatcatCCTTGAAATTTTGCTTAACCAACTCGCTTTGTCCATTGTCATTTAGAGGTACAAGCTGAAGCAGGCGTTCTATCATTTTATCCTCTCCTTCATTGTTGTTAGACCATGATGAATAAATGTTTTCTTCAGCACTTGTCACTTTCCTTAGATTACTTGTCTTGTCATATCTTCCTGTGACTGTGCTTGATCCAAAAAACCCTCTTTTTTCTGGTGAAATCCAAGTCCCTCCTCCTGCCATTGGATGCTCTTCAAACAGGGCTTTGAGTCCCTTTTCTCTGATATTATTGTCAGAGTTTTGGCTCATGTCCAGAGCCATCAGAATGGCAGGGAATGTACGAAAATTTCTAGAAGATTCAGATATAACTGATGCTGTGAAGTATGTGCCAAACCACGCCTCCATATTATGATCATTTGAACCTTTAATGTAGGTACCTTGAAGCGTCTCTCTAGCATATTTTGCATATAATTGTTTACCATCTTCAAAATTTGTAATTGTACTCTTCATGAACTTGTATTGTTCTTTGCCAGATTGTTCATAAATGCagtttttaatttcattttctttcttaataaccccttTCTCATTGTTACTAAGTCTTTTCCCAACAGGAAAAACATAAATATTTCCATGTGCAATCTGAAAAATCCAATCATGCAACATCAGATATGACCCTGTCTTGTCATTTTTACTGAAGGTCGTATAGTGGGTAATAATATTCATGATGTCGTTACTAGACTTTATTTCATAGCAGTTATCAAGAACTTTATTGATATCTTTATCGGAATTAAGCCAATCCTTTTCTCGAACGTCCTCTTGTTTGAACACCTTCCCATCCTTTTTTATTTTAGCAGCACttattaaatatttatcttCTGACCGACGGGTCGGATGTGTAAGTAAATTGATTAAGTcttcattcttttttttatgGAAAAATGCCCAGGATAAAGCTTCAAGGTCAGTGGTGTGATCTTCTCGTGCATCATTCTGAACAAATTTTCTTGGATGTGTGGGCCAGTGTTCTTCATCACCAAGAATTAAAAAGTTATGTTCATCTGGAAAAATTGGTTCTCCTCTTTCACTGGATTGAACTTCTATAATTACTTCTTCATTTTTGTCAAGCCAAGCCACTACTTTCATGTTGTGATCTTTCTGTCTATATACTATTCCATCAGGGGTTATTTCCACTGTTATCTTCTTCCCAGAGGGACCAACCTGCAACAGAGATCTCTTCAGATGTAATTTTGTTTTGATGGACCTGGCATGGAGGTCCTTCAGCAAGTTGCTAATGAACACCTTATCTGACCCTAACTCACAGGCCACCATACTAATGGTTTTGATGTGGTCTCCATCTCTGTTCATGTGTGAGATGATCTCAGCCACCTCCTTGCTCCTGTATCCCCCCATCTTCATTTCTGTACCATCTCTTTTTCCATGTCCAACAAGCACAAGTCTGCTGTCCTGAGACAATGGTACAGCGTCACCTTTGATCAGTTTGGGTTTCTGATTCTCCAGAACGTAGACAGAAGACACAGTTGGGTGTTTTTCATACAGAAAGGTGGCCATCTTTCGAACTGTGGGATCATCCTCCATGATCAGGATGTTCTGCCAGTCATACTGAGTGGTGTGATCTGCAGGTCTCTTTGGGACTTGTAACCTAGTAGTTTTGCCACTCTGATCCATAACTTGGTAAATATGATCATTTTGGTTTGCTATCTCCAGGACAGGAGTAATACCATTTGGCTTAAAAATCCTCATGAAGTTGTACTGAAACACAGCACTGGTGTTACCATCAATGGAGAATACTGGTGCAGATACCAGCTTCGACCTCAAAATCTGAGttgcaagagctgagccagaATAACCAGACAGGGTGTCTCCACTGTCAGAGGTCCTGCCAAATATCTTAACAATTGTGGTACTGACAGCAGTTGGGGTACAGGAGTAATTTTCTATACATGTTTTATCAACCTTGATGGAATAATGAGGATCTTCACTGTACTCCTGCTGTGCCCTCTGAAGAATGTCCATCTCCTGGTCCATGATGAGTATGAGCTTATTTTGGTAAGTGTAAGACAGCTGTGATGCCAAAACGAGTTTATCTTCAATCTTGCTGCTCTCAATTTCTTTCAtaaatcttctgaagttctaGTACATAAAAATAAGATGATATTTACAGGAGTTATTACATACATCAATTTCAAATTCTTAATTTTAGTTCAGGGTAATCTTGACCAGTTTTCATACATTCTAAAACTGAGTGAAAATAGTGCCGGATATGTTGACTTGTATTCCAGCAACTCTTCTGGTTTGCTTGTCCGATGCAGTGCCCT contains these protein-coding regions:
- the LOC125746798 gene encoding uncharacterized protein LOC125746798 isoform X2, producing MLIAGTMAALVGRLSALRVMVLVSLLSQTAQFGFDEIEWDELRPDVALLHRLMGLPDRVVHQAPAHLKSSRMKRDVPTTSTAFFKDLWKCQNLTECVIQNEQNFRRFMKEIESSKIEDKLVLASQLSYTYQNKLILIMDQEMDILQRAQQEYSEDPHYSIKVDKTCIENYSCTPTAVSTTIVKIFGRTSDSGDTLSGYSGSALATQILRSKLVSAPVFSIDGNTSAVFQYNFMRIFKPNGITPVLEIANQNDHIYQVMDQSGKTTRLQVPKRPADHTTQYDWQNILIMEDDPTVRKMATFLYEKHPTVSSVYVLENQKPKLIKGDAVPLSQDSRLVLVGHGKRDGTEMKMGGYRSKEVAEIISHMNRDGDHIKTISMVACELGSDKVFISNLLKDLHARSIKTKLHLKRSLLQVGPSGKKITVEITPDGIVYRQKDHNMKVVAWLDKNEEVIIEVQSSERGEPIFPDEHNFLILGDEEHWPTHPRKFVQNDAREDHTTDLEALSWAFFHKKKNEDLINLLTHPTRRSEDKYLISAAKIKKDGKVFKQEDVREKDWLNSDKDINKVLDNCYEIKSSNDIMNIITHYTTFSKNDKTGSYLMLHDWIFQIAHGNIYVFPVGKRLSNNEKGVIKKENEIKNCIYEQSGKEQYKFMKSTITNFEDGKQLYAKYARETLQGTYIKGSNDHNMEAWFGTYFTASVISESSRNFRTFPAILMALDMSQNSDNNIREKGLKALFEEHPMAGGGTWISPEKRGFFGSSTVTGRYDKTSNLRKVTSAEENIYSSWSNNNEGEDKMIERLLQLVPLNDNGQSELVKQNFKDDFKKFKQEINQNQPHVLGGSDDGRVTSQDMQLASEVEHSLKLSSHYSRSSNLLSDRIESQWKGSFGETLGGLKVDSHSVRVEDGKFHCLLQYENYPRPLDYSVALPEEAQRHMETFQKNMRDVSEINSPDPTKIHKSPEHLERMGKIVGTVGLMLGMQGAVRAFETGDIKHGVMGTLQTTHGITQMALAALAKASVTSETKVMKVMKTLIKSRAGRFTMNVVMPLAGIGFGIYNVLEDLQRNDTLRNVDLGLDLLILDLDIIEYAQPELAPIIAPVNLALNIIRMGIDYIYISIQNELANLPQNAGTLLKIEAVFKGLIEGENYLTLDVLNFFYTIPYHEIEKGRRLVQNIADYHKYYSFHEVQGRKTIDFSSGNSSWNSGSITFCLAEEGSSEFCMENFVSSDEILGKKCWKIETKGTSDIVLGTGESHYLTYTEITLKMFLLIPVDQMSVVSGYKTLSDTRYGSYYGNDKENNFFAIQSSNDAYAMEVMLDYYYKLYGKKGGDSFYLGPQRSHVEGQGGRDIYIIPETGGNTHINNYAPDMATDLLILSVNYCDISVTKSGNDVILQYLTNHNVRILNWFLGEEYRHLNMMSADGVLFDIHPTVISSVKLIALGVNKMSKTQGQRVNALEPLLLSVTNIVGSPQNDWLIGNLQKNVIEGGGGTDHMKGGEGEDIYVVNENSVVYIENHSHDKETDMLITDTKLHDFRIKVQGNDLTLMAQNQKMLVTLVNWFRFDADRHLLVVAKDLVTFTISEDKAACRKSDLFESKCILSQVIDYSKSKISLEIDMQSDEALQSVTEVYGSDLDDTIKGNAKRNSIMPGQGNDFLQGLGEEDWYVVTPGHGLKTIDNYSPDTIVDTLFLRERYEFIFCICEEVHLSIYINYTKEVLLKGWFNSKQSQHLQIQSADGITFKLIDDLSQCGGRLMFPQSVDYRNRAIGQIMRMEDEEFATVVEMYGSSGLDFMVGNDNDNLLDPFTGGGQMMGKEGTDRYVVKPEYGMDLWIDNFALDEKVDTVLFKAEFLSGHFTVESEEHDILVSTTEKGQKMQVRLINYRNGRQNQHLSFQSHDGVSFRVRSPVRQNSEKAPTPWIEPYKVKLVEKQTDCRIDLSLHGSLSTVHTVQGCLNQSNHILGNRMDNALFGGMKDDALEGGPGHDTLIGGQGSDILMGNSGDDTLYGDEGNDTMLGGSGADVFVPGLGADLVDGGSGRDTVLYLGDHKKGEGVYVNLQTGECRQADAEGDVLKDIENVIGTIYSDVLISGSESTLLKGSDGDDILVSVNGDDYLVGGEGQDIYLLVSPNGLLTINNCADDNSTDILYLDFLSQDDAVGCSQTTSWLSLTFSGSDGSVVEVRLMEWHNSSDKCGHLTLILREGATSIDKLQICQHNDMFIYLVRAVAVATVAIAAVVHVIGILLSFLKCVRRNNEVIGQGRPVNNEGEAGLESSEDVSDP
- the LOC125746798 gene encoding uncharacterized protein LOC125746798 isoform X4, whose protein sequence is MAALVGRLSALRVMVLVSLLSQTAQFGFDEIEWDELRPDVALLHRLMGLPDRVVHQAPAHLKSSRMKRDVPTTSTAFFKDLWKCQNLTECVIQNEQNFRRFMKEIESSKIEDKLVLASQLSYTYQNKLILIMDQEMDILQRAQQEYSEDPHYSIKVDKTCIENYSCTPTAVSTTIVKIFGRTSDSGDTLSGYSGSALATQILRSKLVSAPVFSIDGNTSAVFQYNFMRIFKPNGITPVLEIANQNDHIYQVMDQSGKTTRLQVPKRPADHTTQYDWQNILIMEDDPTVRKMATFLYEKHPTVSSVYVLENQKPKLIKGDAVPLSQDSRLVLVGHGKRDGTEMKMGGYRSKEVAEIISHMNRDGDHIKTISMVACELGSDKVFISNLLKDLHARSIKTKLHLKRSLLQVGPSGKKITVEITPDGIVYRQKDHNMKVVAWLDKNEEVIIEVQSSERGEPIFPDEHNFLILGDEEHWPTHPRKFVQNDAREDHTTDLEALSWAFFHKKKNEDLINLLTHPTRRSEDKYLISAAKIKKDGKVFKQEDVREKDWLNSDKDINKVLDNCYEIKSSNDIMNIITHYTTFSKNDKTGSYLMLHDWIFQIAHGNIYVFPVGKRLSNNEKGVIKKENEIKNCIYEQSGKEQYKFMKSTITNFEDGKQLYAKYARETLQGTYIKGSNDHNMEAWFGTYFTASVISESSRNFRTFPAILMALDMSQNSDNNIREKGLKALFEEHPMAGGGTWISPEKRGFFGSSTVTGRYDKTSNLRKVTSAEENIYSSWSNNNEGEDKMIERLLQLVPLNDNGQSELVKQNFKDDFKKFKQEINQNQPHVLGGSDDGRVTSQDMQLASEVEHSLKLSSHYSRSSNLLSDRIESQWKGSFGETLGGLKVDSHSVRVEDGKFHCLLQYENYPRPLDYSVALPEEAQRHMETFQKNMRDVSEINSPDPTKIHKSPEHLERMGKIVGTVGLMLGMQGAVRAFETGDIKHGVMGTLQTTHGITQMALAALAKASVTSETKVMKVMKTLIKSRAGRFTMNVVMPLAGIGFGIYNVLEDLQRNDTLRNVDLGLDLLILDLDIIEYAQPELAPIIAPVNLALNIIRMGIDYIYISIQNELANLPQNAGTLLKIEAVFKGLIEGENYLTLDVLNFFYTIPYHEIEKGRRLVQNIADYHKYYSFHEVQGRKTIDFSSGNSSWNSGSITFCLAEEGSSEFCMENFVSSDEILGKKCWKIETKGTSDIVLGTGESHYLTYTEITLKMFLLIPVDQMSVVSGYKTLSDTRYGSYYGNDKENNFFAIQSSNDAYAMEVMLDYYYKLYGKKGGDSFYLGPQRSHVEGQGGRDIYIIPETGGNTHINNYAPDMATDLLILSVNYCDISVTKSGNDVILQYLTNHNVRILNWFLGEEYRHLNMMSADGVLFDIHPTVISSVKLIALGVNKMSKTQGQRVNALEPLLLSVTNIVGSPQNDWLIGNLQKNVIEGGGGTDHMKGGEGEDIYVVNENSVVYIENHSHDKETDMLITDTKLHDFRIKVQGNDLTLMAQNQKMLVTLVNWFRFDADRHLLVVAKDLVTFTISEDKAACRKSDLFESKCILSQVIDYSKSKISLEIDMQSDEALQSVTEVYGSDLDDTIKGNAKRNSIMPGQGNDFLQGLGEEDWYVVTPGHGLKTIDNYSPDTIVDTLFLRERYEFIFCICEEVHLSIYINYTKEVLLKGWFNSKQSQHLQIQSADGITFKLIDDLSQCGGRLMFPQSVDYRNRAIGQIMRMEDEEFATVVEMYGSSGLDFMVGNDNDNLLDPFTGGGQMMGKEGTDRYVVKPEYGMDLWIDNFALDEKVDTVLFKAEFLSGHFTVESEEHDILVSTTEKGQKMQVRLINYRNGRQNQHLSFQSHDGVSFRVRSPVRQNSEKAPTPWIEPYKVKLVEKQTDCRIDLSLHGSLSTVHTVQGCLNQSNHILGNRMDNALFGGMKDDALEGGPGHDTLIGGQGSDILMGNSGDDTLYGDEGNDTMLGGSGADVFVPGLGADLVDGGSGRDTVLYLGDHKKGEGVYVNLQTGECRQADAEGDVLKDIENVIGTIYSDVLISGSESTLLKGSDGDDILVSVNGDDYLVGGEGQDIYLLVSPNGLLTINNCADDNSTDILYLDFLSQDDAVGCSQTTSWLSLTFSGSDGSVVEVRLMEWHNSSDKCGHLTLILREGATSIDKLQICQHNDMFIYLVRAVAVATVAIAAVVHVIGILLSFLKCVRRNNEVIGQGRPVNNEGEAGLESSEDVSDP
- the LOC125746798 gene encoding uncharacterized protein LOC125746798 isoform X1, with protein sequence MRVIQQRGKRETVIAGTMAALVGRLSALRVMVLVSLLSQTAQFGFDEIEWDELRPDVALLHRLMGLPDRVVHQAPAHLKSSRMKRDVPTTSTAFFKDLWKCQNLTECVIQNEQNFRRFMKEIESSKIEDKLVLASQLSYTYQNKLILIMDQEMDILQRAQQEYSEDPHYSIKVDKTCIENYSCTPTAVSTTIVKIFGRTSDSGDTLSGYSGSALATQILRSKLVSAPVFSIDGNTSAVFQYNFMRIFKPNGITPVLEIANQNDHIYQVMDQSGKTTRLQVPKRPADHTTQYDWQNILIMEDDPTVRKMATFLYEKHPTVSSVYVLENQKPKLIKGDAVPLSQDSRLVLVGHGKRDGTEMKMGGYRSKEVAEIISHMNRDGDHIKTISMVACELGSDKVFISNLLKDLHARSIKTKLHLKRSLLQVGPSGKKITVEITPDGIVYRQKDHNMKVVAWLDKNEEVIIEVQSSERGEPIFPDEHNFLILGDEEHWPTHPRKFVQNDAREDHTTDLEALSWAFFHKKKNEDLINLLTHPTRRSEDKYLISAAKIKKDGKVFKQEDVREKDWLNSDKDINKVLDNCYEIKSSNDIMNIITHYTTFSKNDKTGSYLMLHDWIFQIAHGNIYVFPVGKRLSNNEKGVIKKENEIKNCIYEQSGKEQYKFMKSTITNFEDGKQLYAKYARETLQGTYIKGSNDHNMEAWFGTYFTASVISESSRNFRTFPAILMALDMSQNSDNNIREKGLKALFEEHPMAGGGTWISPEKRGFFGSSTVTGRYDKTSNLRKVTSAEENIYSSWSNNNEGEDKMIERLLQLVPLNDNGQSELVKQNFKDDFKKFKQEINQNQPHVLGGSDDGRVTSQDMQLASEVEHSLKLSSHYSRSSNLLSDRIESQWKGSFGETLGGLKVDSHSVRVEDGKFHCLLQYENYPRPLDYSVALPEEAQRHMETFQKNMRDVSEINSPDPTKIHKSPEHLERMGKIVGTVGLMLGMQGAVRAFETGDIKHGVMGTLQTTHGITQMALAALAKASVTSETKVMKVMKTLIKSRAGRFTMNVVMPLAGIGFGIYNVLEDLQRNDTLRNVDLGLDLLILDLDIIEYAQPELAPIIAPVNLALNIIRMGIDYIYISIQNELANLPQNAGTLLKIEAVFKGLIEGENYLTLDVLNFFYTIPYHEIEKGRRLVQNIADYHKYYSFHEVQGRKTIDFSSGNSSWNSGSITFCLAEEGSSEFCMENFVSSDEILGKKCWKIETKGTSDIVLGTGESHYLTYTEITLKMFLLIPVDQMSVVSGYKTLSDTRYGSYYGNDKENNFFAIQSSNDAYAMEVMLDYYYKLYGKKGGDSFYLGPQRSHVEGQGGRDIYIIPETGGNTHINNYAPDMATDLLILSVNYCDISVTKSGNDVILQYLTNHNVRILNWFLGEEYRHLNMMSADGVLFDIHPTVISSVKLIALGVNKMSKTQGQRVNALEPLLLSVTNIVGSPQNDWLIGNLQKNVIEGGGGTDHMKGGEGEDIYVVNENSVVYIENHSHDKETDMLITDTKLHDFRIKVQGNDLTLMAQNQKMLVTLVNWFRFDADRHLLVVAKDLVTFTISEDKAACRKSDLFESKCILSQVIDYSKSKISLEIDMQSDEALQSVTEVYGSDLDDTIKGNAKRNSIMPGQGNDFLQGLGEEDWYVVTPGHGLKTIDNYSPDTIVDTLFLRERYEFIFCICEEVHLSIYINYTKEVLLKGWFNSKQSQHLQIQSADGITFKLIDDLSQCGGRLMFPQSVDYRNRAIGQIMRMEDEEFATVVEMYGSSGLDFMVGNDNDNLLDPFTGGGQMMGKEGTDRYVVKPEYGMDLWIDNFALDEKVDTVLFKAEFLSGHFTVESEEHDILVSTTEKGQKMQVRLINYRNGRQNQHLSFQSHDGVSFRVRSPVRQNSEKAPTPWIEPYKVKLVEKQTDCRIDLSLHGSLSTVHTVQGCLNQSNHILGNRMDNALFGGMKDDALEGGPGHDTLIGGQGSDILMGNSGDDTLYGDEGNDTMLGGSGADVFVPGLGADLVDGGSGRDTVLYLGDHKKGEGVYVNLQTGECRQADAEGDVLKDIENVIGTIYSDVLISGSESTLLKGSDGDDILVSVNGDDYLVGGEGQDIYLLVSPNGLLTINNCADDNSTDILYLDFLSQDDAVGCSQTTSWLSLTFSGSDGSVVEVRLMEWHNSSDKCGHLTLILREGATSIDKLQICQHNDMFIYLVRAVAVATVAIAAVVHVIGILLSFLKCVRRNNEVIGQGRPVNNEGEAGLESSEDVSDP